One Skermanella sp. TT6 genomic window, ATCCTGGTTAGAGCGGTCCCCGATCAGGTTGAACCGCTTCGGTTCACGCGGCTTGCCGTTCCTCTCGCCGCACTGCGTTGCGCCATGGGAGCAACCTACGGTTCGATGCAGGGCGGAGGTGATGCCTGTCGAAGATCGTAGGTTGCGCCCATGGCGCAACGCATCGGATCAGCCGCCCTTAGATCACCTGCTTGAGGATGTCGGCGACGCGGAACGAATTCGCCTGGATCGTCAGCGTCGGGTTGCCGCCGCCCGAGGTCGGCATGAAGCAGCCGTCGGTGACATAGAGATTGTCGATGTCCCAGACGCGGCAACTGGGATCGAGCACCGACGTCGCGCGGTCGGTGCCGAAGCGCGCCCCGCCCAGGATGTGGTTCGCGATGCGGACGCCCTGGCCGTAGACGCTGCCTTCGCCGATGACGCCCTTGCCCCATTTGATGTCCTGGCCATCCCGCACGGTTCCGGGGATTCCCGCCAGCAGGATGTCCTCGCAGACCCTCGCCAGGGTGTCCATCACGTGGCCGTCGTGGGGATGCCAGTCCTTGACCACCCAGGCGCTCTTGCGGTTCCACTTGTCGCGCACGTCGCCCAGGCGGATGCGGTTCTTCCGCCAGGGGACCTGGTTGGCCATGAAGCTGACGCTCAGCCGGGTGCCGAAATCGGCATCCATCCAGTCGAGGATCCCCTCGCCGGTCTTGGCGGGGTCGTTGTCGAAGCCCTGCCACCAGGTATCGAGGTCGTTGGCGCCGTCGGTCCGCGCCAGGGTGACGGGCAGGGACTGGTCGGACGTGTTGTTGTAGATGGCGGCCCCGGCCCACAGCTTGTTCTCATTCAGGAAGTCGAGCCGGCTGGTCCAGTCCGTGGCGTAGTCGCTGTCCAGGGACTGCGTCTTGTCGAACCGCCTGCCGTCCGGGATGCTGACCTCCGCGCCGCCGAAGCAGTGGGTCAGGAAGTAGCGGCCCAGCGGGGTGCCGTCCTCGCCGTGGCGCAGGAGCTTGCCCAGCCCGGTGGCGTCCTCCTCCGCCGACAGCATCAGCAGCCGGACGGACTCGATCGCCGAGCAGGCGACCACCACGATCTTTCCCTCGACGCTTTTCGGAAAGCCGCTGGCGTCGCGGTAATGGACCTTGGAGATGCGCTTGCCGCTCGCCTCCAGGTGGGTGACGGTGCAGTTGGCCCGCAGGTCGATCCGACCGGGATGGGTCCGCATGGCGGGGCGGAGCAGGGAGACCCAGGTGTTCGACTTGTAGCCCAAGGGGTCGCCGTAGCGGTTGACGTAGCCCGTCTTGACCCAGCCCGGCGCCGGCCGCCCGCTGGGGGCATGGGCTTCGGTGATGACGGCCAGCGGCGTGCGGTAGACCTGGGCGCCGATGCTCTTCATCCCGCTCAGGGCCAGGTCGCTGATCGGGTTCGGAGCGACCGGCGTCTGGTAGCAGTTCTTGGGAAACTTCTTCTCCTGCGCCTGTGCGCCGGTCTGCACGTCGGTGACCGTGCCGTTGATGCCGACCAGCGTCTCCGCCTTCTCGTAATAGGGCAGCAGGTCGTCGTAGCCGATGGGCCAGTCCCGGATGTCCACGTCGGGATCGGCGTAGGGATCGTCCGGCAACCCGGCGGGACGGTCGGCCGAGGCCAGCAGGAAGTCCCGTTCGGGGAAACGAAGGGAAACGGCGCCGTAGAGCTGGGTCCCGCCGCCGACGACCTGGGCGGTGTAGCCCTCGACCGTGACGCGGGGGTCCTGCTCGTCATGCCCGGACCACAGGTGCGGCTCGTCGTTCAGGTCCGGCTCGATGTGGCTGGAGTAGAAGGGCCGGTTCGAGTTGCCGGGGCCGCCCCAGTTGATGCGCTTCTCCGGCCCGGCGTTCAGCAACTCGTCCCGCTTGAAGTCGCTGAAGCCGCCGGCCGGGTTGTCCTCCTGCGTGCGGAGCTTGGGGCCCTTCTCCAGGACCAGGATGCGCAGGGCCCGGTCCGGCAGGGCCGCCAGTTCCGCCGCGATCGGCGCCCCGCCGGCGCCGCTGCCGATGATGACGATGTCGTATGTCTCTGCCACGCGCCCGGCCCTCCTAGCCCACATACTCGTTGTTGGTCCCGAGCGGCTTCTCGATCGCCTTGCGCCAGTCGAAGACGCTGTTGCCGGCCTGATCGCGGAAGCGTTGCTCCAGGAAGCGCCAGCCCAGGGCCATCGCGTTGCCGCCGTATTTCGGATGGGAGAAGGCGCCGAGGAAGACGTGCCTGCGGACCATGCGGAGGAAGTGCGACGGGTTCCCGTAAACGGACGTGTTCCAGCCCGGCACCTGGCCCCACATCTCCCCGTAGAGCTTGGTGAAGGCATCCTTGCTCACCTTCTCCGGCTCCGAATAGGGGTCGCGCTGGCGCAGGATCCTCTCGATCTCCCGCAGGCAGATCGCATAGTCGATCCGGTTGTGACGTTCCTCCCGGGCCAGCACCTTGTCGATGAAATTGACGACCCCCACGGCCTGGTCCAGCTCGTAGACATCCTTGGGCAAGGGATTGCCCGGGGAGCGCAGGAACTCCTCCGCGGCATCGGTCCGGAACGGCAGGATATGCTGCACGAACCGGCCCAGGATCCGGCGTTCATGGGGCTGCAGCACGAGCGGCCTGGTCGTTTCCTCGGTGAAGAAACGCGACCAGACCCGCCCGTCGCCGTCCGTCTCGGTCTGCGGGTTGACGCGGTCCTGATGGTAGGCGCCGCCGACCTGGAACAGGTACCTGTGGCAGGTCCGCTTCGGGACCCGGAGCGTCACGTGCCAGTACAGGGAATCCGGGATCTCGCGCAGCGGGATCCGGTCGTAAAGGGCTCGGAAAGTCCCGATCAGGCCGACGGTTTCCGGCCGAGGCTCGTCCATCTCCCGGCGCCAGACGAAGGTGACCTGGTTGAACTCCCGCTGCCGGTCGGACTCGATGGCCGGAAAGCGCCAGCCTTCGCTGAAGCGGCCGCGCGGGTCCCCGGCCAGGTGGCCGTTGTAGGAATGCCGGAGGTCGGAGTTCAGCCGCGCCAAATGCTTCGCGCACAGGTCAAGGACATGATCGTCGTCGGTGGCCTCGACAATGGTGGCAAACGTCATGATCCCTCCGGGATGGAAAGACGGTGCGGCGTCGTAAGTATTCGGTACGGGAGGCGCTGATCTTGCGTATGTCAGGACTTGCGGTCGTTATGATTGTCATTGGAGAGGATTTTGGCAGTAGTGAATTTGGTTATACATACTAAAGTCGAAAAACCTGTTTGCGGATGGACCGCCAGGCTGTGCCACAGTCCTTGCCGCCTACCTGCTCTTTGGTGACACGCCGAAAGCGGAATAGGATGCCGGTCCGGGCGTGCGGTACGCTGCCGATGAGCACGGCGCGATGCTTTCTTTCGAAGCCAGGTGTACCCGAGTCCGGCGCAGCCAGAGAGAAGTCCCGATGAAATGCCCTGCCTGCGGCCATCAAGACCAGCGCGGGGATTTCTATTGTCGGCATTGCGGGACGGCCTTGAGGACCCGGAGCCGGGACGGGGAGGCGCTGCGGCCGGAAGGGCAGCGCCGGCAGATCACGGCCCTGTTCTGCGACATCGTCGGATCGACCGCCCTGTCGGAGCAGCTGGACCCGGAGGACATGGTCAATGTCATCCGGGCATACCGCGACGCCTGCACCGGTGTGGTCGAGCGGTTCGACGGCTGGATCGCCCGGCATCTGGGTGACGGCATCCTGATCTATTTCGGGTATCCCGCCGCCCAGGAGGACGACGCCGAGCGGGCGGTTCGCACCGGCCTGGGCCTGGTCCGGGCCGTCGCCGGACTGGCGCTGCCGTCGAGGACCGGCCTGCGCGTCCGCGTCGGAATCGCGACGGGCCTGGTGGTCGTGGACGATCCGGCCGACCGGTCCGCCCTGGAGGAGCGGATGGTCATCGGAGGCCCGCTCAACCTGGCGGCCCGCCTGCAGACGCTGGCCGAGCCCAATTCGGTGGTGATCGCGGAGACGACGCGCCGCCTGATCGGCAGGCTGTTCGACTGTGCCGACCTGGGCGACCGGGAATTGAGGGGCTTCGCGAAACCCGTGCGGGTCTGGCGGGTGGATGGCGAAAGGAACGTCGCGAGCCGTTTCGCCGCCTTTCACGAAGCGGGAGCGACTCCGCTGATCGGCCGTGAGGAGGAGTTCTCGCTGCTGGCGGACCGCTGGCGCCGGTCGGAGAAGGGCGAAGGCCAGGTGGTGCTGCTCGGCGGAGAACCCGGCATCGGCAAGTCGCGGATGCTCCATGAACTCTCGCGCAACCTGGATATCCCGCCGGACGGCCGGCTCGAGTTCTCCTGCAGCCCGCAGTTCCGGCATACCGCCTTCTTCCCCGTGATCGAGACGCTTGAGCGGGAAGCCGGGTTCGCGGCCGACGACGGGCCGGATCGCCGGCTCGACAAGCTGAGGGCCATGCTCGCCCGGTCGGGTTGCCTTGGCGACGACGCGCTGCAGCCGATCGCGTCCCTGCTGTCGATCCCGTTCGACGATCGGGGCCGGCCGGTCGTCCAGGAGGCCGGCCAGCGCAGGGAACTGATGCTCGAAGCGCTGGCGGCCCATCTCGCCGGGCTGGCTTTCCGCCGGCCCCTGCTGCTGCAGTTCGAGGACGTGCATGCCGCCGACCCGAGCACCCTGGACCTGCTGACGCTGATCATGGATCGCGCCCGGTCGTCGCGGCTGATGGTGATCGTGACGTTCAGGCTGGACTTCGACCCGCCCTGGACGGAGGACGCCCGGCCCAACGTCACCGGCGTCGTGCTGAAACGGTTCACTCCCGCGCAGTCGGCGATGCTGGTGAACAGCGTCGCCTGTCGCGGAACGCTGCCCGACGGGGTGATCGGCAGGATCATCGGCCGGGCCGACGGCGTCCCCCTCTTCATCGAGGAACTGACGAAGGCGGTGATCGAAGCCAGCGTTCCCGGCGACGGGAGCGGGCATCCCGGTGTTGCGGCGACGACCATTCCCGCCACCCTGCAGGATCTGCTGATGGCCCGCCTCGACCGGCTTGCCCCGGGCAAGGAGGTGGCGCAGATCGGCGCCGTGATCGGGCGGGAGTTCTCCTACGACATGCTGGCCGCGGTCTCCGACCTGGACGACCGCGCCCTGCGCGATGCCCTGGACCAGCTCACCGGAGGAGGACTCCTGCTGTCCCACGGGACCCCGCCCGGGGCGACCTACGGTTTCAAGCACGCGCTGATCCAGGAGACCGCCTATCAGGCGCTGCTGCGCGGCAAGCGGCAGCAGCTGCACGGCCGTATCGTCCGGACCCTCGTCGAGCGGTTTCCGGACACCGTCCGGAGCAGGCCCGAACTGGTCGCCCGCCATTACGAGGAATCCGGCCAGTTCCGGGAAGCCGCCCGGTATCGGCTGATCGCCGGGCAAAGGGCGCTCGCCCAGTCGGGCAGCCTCGAGGCCGTCGAGCAGGTGAACGAAGGGCTGCGACTCCTCGCCGGACTGCCCGAGGGGGCCGGGCGGGATCGCCTGGAGATCCCGCTTCAGGTCACGCTCGGGGCGGCCCTCGCCGCCACCAGGGGTCTGGCGGCCCCGGAGGTGGGCGGAGCCTATGCCCGGGCGCGCCGGCTGTGCGAACAGATCGGCGAAAGGGCGCAGCTCCTGACCGTCCTCTACGGCCAGACCGAGTTCCATCTCGGCCGCGCCGAGCTGAGGCATGCGCTCGCCATCGCCAAGGAGCTGCTGGCCGAGGCCGAGCAGCAGCGGGAAACGCCGGCCCGGCTGACGGGCCACAGCGCCGTCGGCGTCATTTCCTTCTATCTCGGACAGCTCGAGGCCGCAGGCAGGCATCTGGAACAGGCGATAGCGCTCCACGACCTTCCGCAGAGCCGGTACCTGCCCCTGGTGCAGCCCTACAACCATCGGATCAAATGCCTCGGCTTCCTGTCCTGGAACCTGTTCAGCCAGGGCTATCCCGACAGGGCCATCGAACGGCAGCGGGAGGCGCTCACCCGGGCCAGGCTCCTGTCGCACCCGGCCACCCTTGCCTTCGCGCTCGAACAGGCCAGCGACTTCTCCGCCTATGCGGGGGCTCCGGAGCAGGTGGCCGACCTGACCGGGGAACTGATCGGGCTGGCGTCGGACTGCGGCTTCGCCTCGGCGCTGGCCGCGGGGAGGATCCTCCGGGGATGGGCGCTGGTCCACCTGGGCCGGATCGCCGAAGGCATGCCGATCATGCAGGAGGGAATGGCGGCATATCGGGCGACCCGCGGCGAACTCGGCATTCCCTTCCATCTCGCCCTGTTCGCCGAGGCCCTGAGCAAGGCGGGGCGGACGTCCGAAGGGCTGGTGCTCATCGACGAGGCGATCGAGCGGGCGGAGCGCTGGGAACTCGGGTCGCAGGCGGAGCTGCAGTGGCGCCGGGGCGAGCTGCTGATCGCGGCCGACCAGGTCGCCGCGGCCGAAGCGGCCCTGCGCCGGGGGCTTGACATCGCCCGCCGGCAGAACGCCCGGATGCGCGAACTCAGGGCCGCGACCAGTCTCGCCCGCCTATGGCAGCGCCGGGGCCGATGCCGGGAGGCGCGGGAGCTCCTGGAGCCGATCTATTCGTGGTTCCGGGAAGGGCTGGATACCCGCGACCTGAAGAACGCCCGGGCGGTCCTGTCCCGGGCGTGACGGCGGCCGGATCCGACCCGCGCGGAGCCGAAAACGACGAGGGGGCGCGGCAAACGGGGTATGACGTCACCTCGCGCGAGACCGGACGGCCCGGATGCGGTTATGCTAGGCGGATTATCGGTCGTTCCGGCTCATTGAAGAGGTGTCATCATGGGATTGCTGTTCGCGCTCGTCCTTATTGGTGTTCCCACCGTGGTCGCGTTCCTGGATATGATGAGATCCGAGAAAACCGGCGCGGCTCACCACTGAGTCCGCGCCGACCGGACCGGCCTCCGCCGCCCTGGCGGACGCCGGCCCGCGTCGCGGCCGTCGAGATCCCTGTTCCGCTCGCGCAGATCCTCCGTCATGACGCCGCCGAACAGGCTCCAGGCGGCGAAGGGCACTCCCAGGGCGGCGGCGACGCCGTCCACCCGTGATGCCCGTTCCACGTAGCCGGCGGCTCCGGCGACCAGGACGGCGCTGTCGATGACGGCGCCGGTGATGTCGCGCTGGCCGAAAAAGATCTTCGCCCACCCGCTCATGACGGCGGTGTCCAGCGCCCATAATGCCAGCGCGGCATCGCGCTCGGGGCTGGGCGGCGACCGCATGAGCCGGTAGGCGCCGATCCCCTGCAGCGTGCTGAGCACGGGCCAGGCCGCCCCGAAAACGGGGTCCGGCGGCTTGTAGGAGGGCTTCTCCAGGCTGTCATACCAGTCCCGGATGTCGGGATGGGTGGGGTCGGGGCTGTAGCGCCGGCTGAACAGCCCGCTCAGCGCCAGCGCGCCGCCTACGGCCAGGGCCGCCATGCCGGGTGAGAGGGTCCGTCGCGTACCCATTGCCGAGACTCCGCAGATCGTGGTCCGGCGAAGGCAACAGGACCCGTCCGGGTTTGGTTCCGGCCGGCGCTATGCCTGCCCGGCGACCTTCCGGGGCAGCGCCGGATCCGGTCCGCCGGGTCCGGCGGAGGGCGACGGGCTTCCGGAGGGCTGGGCCGCCAGGAAGATGCGGCGCAGGTCGATGGTCGACCGCTGGCCGATATGGCTCCAGTTCCCGGTCAGCCAGGCGTCGGCCGCGTCCTGGCCGAGCGACTTGAGATGGAGCAGGAAATCCAGCTCGGCGTTCATCTTGCTGGTGGCGCCGAGTGCCCGCATGCGTTCCTCGTCGCCGATCATGTGGATGTTCATCCGCTTCAGCCGGCTGCTCGATCCACCCTCGATGTCCTCCTCGATCAGCCGCTGCACGAAGGCGATGGCCCGCATCTCCGCCATGAGCGACGCGTTGAAGCTGATCTCGTTGACCCGGTTCATGATCTCGATGGACGTGCGGGGGGTGCCCTTGCGGACCAGGGGATTGATCTGCACGACCGCGACGTCGCGGCTGTCGCAGTGGTAGATCAGCGGCCAGATCACCGGGTTGCCCATATAGCCGCCGTCCCAGTAGGGCACGCCGTCGATCTCGATCGCCTGGAAGGTGAAGGGCAGGCAGGCCGAGGCCAGCAGCACGTCCAGCGTGACCTCGTGCCGCCAGAAGACGCGGGCCCGGCCGGTCTCGACGTTGGTCGCGGCGATGAACAGCTTGATGCCCGAACAGCCCTGGATGTCCCGCTCGTCGATCAGTTCGCTCAGCACGGTGCGCAGCGGGTTGAGGCCGAGCGGATTGCTCTGGTACGGCGACAGCAGGTGCTGGAACCAGGCGAGCACCCTGGTGGCCGGCGCATGGTCCAGGTTCCACCGGCCGAGCAGGCGGTCCGCCAGGCTGCGCCGGATCGGGTTGAAGTGCGACAGCTCGGAGGTCCTGCGCCAGAACTGGTCCAGGGTCGCCTTCGCTCCCGCGCGTCCGCCCCGCGTCCAGCCCTGGGCAAGCGCCGCCGCGTTCATGGCGCCGGCGCTGGTCCCGCTGATTCCCTCGATGACCAGGCGCTTCTCGTCCAGCAGGCGGTCGAGGACGCCCCAGGTGAAGGCGCCGTGGCTGCCTCCGCCCTGGAGCGCCAGGTTGATGGTCTTGGTGGCGTATGCCTCGGGTTTCATGCGGATCTCCCCTTGCGCCGGGATATTCCTATGCTGCGCCGCCCAAAGGCAAGCCCCCGGAGGCGGTCCGATGTCACCTTCGCGTGCCGAAGCCGGCGAGGACGACGTCGCCCTGGATCGCCGCGATGGTATCCGCGTGGACGTCCCACGGGAAGTCGCCCGGCAGGTCCGGCCCGAGGGAGCGGGCGACATCCTGCGCCTCCCGGACCAGCCGCAGGATCGCCAGCCGCGACAGGGCGCCGTCGGTGCCGGGCGCATAGCCCATGCTCAGCGCGTCGAAGGGCAGGGCGGCGCCCCGGGCGCCCAGGGTCCGGGCGATCGGCAGCATGGCGCCGACCATGTGCGCCCTGGCGCGCTCGACCGCCCAGTCGCCGCCTTCGCGGTAGTGGTTGTCCAGGAGGCACAGGACCGTCCAGTACTCGAGGTTCCCGAGCCAGGCGATGCGCAACGCGGTCCCGTCCATGATCTGCCCGGGATGCCCGATGAACGCGGAGGGATCGACCGCGATATCGAAGGCCGGATAACGGGGATCGCTCCTGGGCAGGTCCCAGGCATTCCCCGTTCCGCCCATGGCCGCGGCCAAGCCTTCGTGCCGGCCCGTGAAGAGCTTGCGGAAGAAAAGATAATGGTCGATTTCGCCCTCGTCCTTGATCGCTTCGAAGGCGGCGGCCCAGCCGTCGAAATCGACATGCTTCGGGGCGGAGCCGGACTGCCTCAGCTCCCCGACGAGGGCGATGATCTGCTCGTAGAGGCTGCCGACATGGTTGGGCCGCCGCTCCGTGCCCAGCGCCGCGAACACCTCGTCGATGAAACGGGCATCCTCCGGGCCGGCACCGGTCCTGTCGAGCGCGTCGGGAGGCGCTTCGGTATAGACGTATTTCGCCAGGCTGTGCCGGCTGAGCGGCTCCAGATGGAAGGCGAAGGGATAGATCGCCGGCTCGTAGGGGAAATCCTGCCGCTCCAGGTGGGGGCAGGAGCCGATCGCGACCAGGAAGCGGTTGACCGCTCCCAGGTGCTGCATCTCCTGGACCGCGACCCCGAGCAGATCGTCGGCATTGGGGGCTCCGTATCCGGCGATGGCGGCATAGGCCGGCTTGAGCGAGAAGGCGGCGTACAGGTACTGGACCATCAGGGCATGCTCGACTTCGGCGGCTTCGCGCAGGAGCCGGACGAGTTCCAGCCAGGGATCGGCGAATTCCCGGACGATCGGACGCACGGTGCCGTCCCCGGAGCCCGGCACCGAGGGAGCCGTGCCGGGACCCAGGGTGGCCGCGGCGAGCGGGCCGCCGTGGGCGGCCAGGACGGAGGCCGCCGGAAGGGCGACCGCCTGGACCGCGACCGTTCGCAGGAACGTGCGTCTGGTGGCGTCGGGCAATCCGTCGACGGATCGGACCGCGCCTGACTTCAGGCGCGCGCGCTTGCCGTATTCGTGCATGGTCGGCTCCTATCGAGAGGTGTCCGGGTCAGGAAAGATCCCGGAAATCCGGTGCGATGGCCGAGGCTACAAAGATGAGATCTGGCTCACAGTGATCCGGTTCACATGTTTGTCGTGGAAATCCAACGTATCGGTGCAGCAACTAAAGAGAACGCTTGTATATTGGTGTATTTAGAAGTCATCTTTATTCACGGTATCCTTGTGAGGGTACGGTTTTCATTCATGTGAAACCGCCTCGCGATCTCTCCGGTGTCGGAGGGTTGATGGACCTGCACGCCCTGGCCTGGAGCTGTACCCGATCCGAAGCGTTGCGCCGTGGGCGCAACCTACCATCGTCGGCCGATATCGCCTTCGCACCGTATCGAGCCGTAGGTTGCGCCCATGGCGCAACACGGTGCGGCGAGTGGGGCGGCAGGCCGCGAGGACCGAAGCGGTTCCACCTGATCGGTTACCGCCGTAAAGTGCGGGAACCGCCCGCAAGGCCCCGCCGCCGGGCCTGAAGTTCCGTGGAAGGAGTCGAGCGATGGACGGCGAGCGCGATGTCGTGGTGATCGGCGGCGGGCAGTCCGGCTTGGCTGTCGGGTATTTCCTGCGCCGGACGGGATTGTCCTTCGTCATCCTCGACGGGGAGGATGGCGCGGGCGGTGCGTGGCGGCATGGCTGGGAGTCGCTGCGCCTGTTCTCCCCGGCGCAGTGGAGTTCCCTTCCCGGGTGGCCGATGCCGCCCACGGGAGAGGAGTATCCGCGCCGCGACCATGTGATCGATTACTTGGCGCGCTATGAGGCCCGCTACGGCTTTCCCGTCGTCCGTCCCGCAGGGGTGGAGACGGTGGTCCGGGCCGGCGACGGCCTGCTGGTCCGCACCGACCGCGGCGACTGGCGGGCCCGGGCGGTGGTGAGCGCCACCGGAACCTGGCGCCGGCCTTTCTTTCCGGATTATCCCGGGCGGAACGAGTACGGGGGCCGGCAGGTGCATTCGGCGGAATACCGCGTCCCGGACGACTTCGCCGGCCTCACCGTCCTGATCGTCGGCGGCGGCAATTCAGGCGCGCAGATCCTGGCGGAAGTCTCGAAGGTGGCGCGGACGCTCTGGGTGACGATCGACCCGCCGTCGTTCCTGCCCGACGATGTGGACGGGCGGGTCCTGTTCGAGCGCGCCACGGAGCGCTGGCGGGCCTTGCGGGAAGGGCGGACGGTGGAAACGCCGAAGGGAGGGCTGGGCGACATCGTCATGGTGCCGCCGGTCCGCGAGGCACGGGACCGCGGCGTATTGACGTCGGCGCGGCCGTTCGTGCGGTTCACCGAGTCGGGCGTGGTATGGCGTGACGGTACCGAAACGCAGGCGGATGCGGTGATCTGGTGCACCGGGTTCCGGCCGGCCCTGGACCCGTTGAAAGGTCTCGGCGTCGTCGAGGCGGACGGCAGGGTCCGCGTCGACGGCACGCGGTCCACGGGCGAACCGCGCCTTTGGCTGGTCGGCTACGGCGAGTGGACCGGGATCGCTTCGGCGACGCTGATCGGCGTCATGCGGACCGCCCGTGAGACCGCGAGGCAGATCGAGACCGCGCTCGAACGGCAGGCGGTCCAAGGATCTCGCGATTCCGCGCAAAATCGTTAGAAATTCATAGCAATATATGTTCGTGTTACCGTGACTTTGTTTATTTGCTTGGGAGAGGATCCGTGGCCTGGCTTGCGCCGCGTTATCAAATCTTCAAGACCTGGGCAGCACACTCGCCGAAGATCTTTTCGCGAGTAGTTTCATGTCCTTTTTTGGTGTCCTGTTTTCCCTCGCCGAGAGCGCCGGCCTGCTCGGATTGATACTAGCTGCCTATACCAACGCCTTGAGGCGGGTCGATGAGCGGCCGCGTTTGCGGACCCTGACCTGCGGTCTTCTTTTCGGCGGCGGCGCCGTGCTTTCGATGCTGGCGCCGATCCAGATCATTCCCGGAGTGCTCATCGACGCGCGGAGCATCATGCTCGGCCTTGCCGCTCCCTTCGGCGGGATCTCCGCCGCGGTCCTCGCCGGGGCCGTCGCCGGAGCCTACCGCTATTTCTGGAGCGGCGGCATCGGGGCGCTCGCCGGGACGGCGGGCATCATGCTGTGCTCGCTCGCCGGCATCGTCTTCGTCCTGATGTTCCGGAGGTCCCTCGGCCGGCTCCGGACAGGGCACTTCCTGACCCTCGGCGCCCTGGCGTCGTCCCATGTGCTGAGCGCCTTCCTGCTGCCGTCCTGGGGCGACGCGGTCCACACGGTCTCGACCGCCGCGCTGCCGCTGACGATCATGACGACCGGCGGGATCCTGCTCTTCGGCACCATGCTCGCCCGCGAGCGGGAACGGATCGACAGCATCCACGCCCTCCGGACGAGCGAGGCCCGGCACCGGGCCATCTTCGATACCGCCGTCGACGCGATCACGATCATCGACCATCAAGGCAGGCTCGTCGCGTTCAATCCGGCCGCGGAGCGCATGTTCGGCTACGCCGCGGCCGACGTGATCGGGCAGAATGTCGGCATCCTGATGCCCGAGCCGGACCGCTCGGCCCACGATGGCCATCTCGCCCGCTATCTGGCGACGGGGGAGCAGCGGATCATCGGCATCGGGCGCGAGGTGCGGGGGCGGCGCCAGGACGGCAGCGTCTTTCCGCTCGACCTGTCGATCGCGGAATGGGAGAGCGGCGGCGGGCAACGGCACTTCACCGGGATCATGCGGGACATCTCGGAGCGCAAGCGCACGGCTGCGGAACTGCAGCAGGCCAAGGACGCCGCCGAGGCCGCAAGCCAGGCCAAGAGCGAGTTCCTCGCCGGGTTGAGCCACGAGCTGCGCAGCCCGCTCAACGCCATCATCGGTTTCGCCGACATGACGCGGAACGAGGTTTCGGGACCGCTCGGCGATCCGAGCTACCGGGAGTGGGCGAACGATATCTGCGACAGCGGCCAGCACCTGCTCGAACTGATCAACGAGATCCTCGACCACGCCAAGGCCGAGGCCGGCAAGCTGACCCTCCAGGAGGAAGACGTCGACCTGCTCAAGGCGGTCGATTTCTGCACGCGGATGCTGGAGCCGCGGGCCAAGCGCGCCGGCCTGTCCCTGTCCTCCACGGTCGCGGCCGAGGCGCGCTTCATCCGGGGGGACGAGAAGCGGTTGCGCCAGATCCTGCTCAACCTGATCTCCAACGCGGTGAAATACACGCCGAGCGGCGGGAAGGTGGACATCGCGGCCGACCTGGACGCCTTCGGAGGATTGCTCCTGTCGGTCGCGGACACCGGGATCGGCGTCGCCGAGGACAACCTGACCCGGATGTTCGAATCCTTCTGGCGCGCCGACGACGCCGGAGCCCGCGACGTCGAGGGAACCGGGTTGGGCCTGCCGCTGACCCGCCGGCTTGTCGAGCTGCATGGCGGCACCATCCAGCTCAGCAGCGTCGTGGGCAGCGGGACCACCGCGACGCTCCGCTTCCCGCGGGACCGGGTCGTCCGCCGGCCGTCAAGGCAGGCCGCCCAGCCGGGCGCCGTCCGCCCGCTGGACATACTGCTGGTCGAGGACGATGCCCTGATCCGCGTGGCCGCCATGTCCATCCTGGAGGACCAGGGACACCGGGTGACCGGCGCCGCCAACGCCAACGAAGCGCTGGTGGCCCTGCGGGGCGACCAGCGCATCGACCTGCTGTTCAGCGACATCGTCATGCCTCCCGGCATGAACGGGGCGGAACTCGCCCGCCTCGCGCAACGCCTGCGCCCCAGTCTCGCGATCCTCCTCACCTCCGGATTCGCCGGCCATGCGGTCGCCAACGAGGACGGCACCGACCGGGGTTACGCGATGATCGCCAAACCCTATTCCGGCGCGGAGCTGAACCGGAAGATCCAGGCCGCGATACAGGAAGGGACGGAAGAGAGCCGGCCCGAGCGGTCTCCC contains:
- a CDS encoding GMC oxidoreductase, giving the protein MAETYDIVIIGSGAGGAPIAAELAALPDRALRILVLEKGPKLRTQEDNPAGGFSDFKRDELLNAGPEKRINWGGPGNSNRPFYSSHIEPDLNDEPHLWSGHDEQDPRVTVEGYTAQVVGGGTQLYGAVSLRFPERDFLLASADRPAGLPDDPYADPDVDIRDWPIGYDDLLPYYEKAETLVGINGTVTDVQTGAQAQEKKFPKNCYQTPVAPNPISDLALSGMKSIGAQVYRTPLAVITEAHAPSGRPAPGWVKTGYVNRYGDPLGYKSNTWVSLLRPAMRTHPGRIDLRANCTVTHLEASGKRISKVHYRDASGFPKSVEGKIVVVACSAIESVRLLMLSAEEDATGLGKLLRHGEDGTPLGRYFLTHCFGGAEVSIPDGRRFDKTQSLDSDYATDWTSRLDFLNENKLWAGAAIYNNTSDQSLPVTLARTDGANDLDTWWQGFDNDPAKTGEGILDWMDADFGTRLSVSFMANQVPWRKNRIRLGDVRDKWNRKSAWVVKDWHPHDGHVMDTLARVCEDILLAGIPGTVRDGQDIKWGKGVIGEGSVYGQGVRIANHILGGARFGTDRATSVLDPSCRVWDIDNLYVTDGCFMPTSGGGNPTLTIQANSFRVADILKQVI
- a CDS encoding ATP-binding protein, whose product is MRTRSRDGEALRPEGQRRQITALFCDIVGSTALSEQLDPEDMVNVIRAYRDACTGVVERFDGWIARHLGDGILIYFGYPAAQEDDAERAVRTGLGLVRAVAGLALPSRTGLRVRVGIATGLVVVDDPADRSALEERMVIGGPLNLAARLQTLAEPNSVVIAETTRRLIGRLFDCADLGDRELRGFAKPVRVWRVDGERNVASRFAAFHEAGATPLIGREEEFSLLADRWRRSEKGEGQVVLLGGEPGIGKSRMLHELSRNLDIPPDGRLEFSCSPQFRHTAFFPVIETLEREAGFAADDGPDRRLDKLRAMLARSGCLGDDALQPIASLLSIPFDDRGRPVVQEAGQRRELMLEALAAHLAGLAFRRPLLLQFEDVHAADPSTLDLLTLIMDRARSSRLMVIVTFRLDFDPPWTEDARPNVTGVVLKRFTPAQSAMLVNSVACRGTLPDGVIGRIIGRADGVPLFIEELTKAVIEASVPGDGSGHPGVAATTIPATLQDLLMARLDRLAPGKEVAQIGAVIGREFSYDMLAAVSDLDDRALRDALDQLTGGGLLLSHGTPPGATYGFKHALIQETAYQALLRGKRQQLHGRIVRTLVERFPDTVRSRPELVARHYEESGQFREAARYRLIAGQRALAQSGSLEAVEQVNEGLRLLAGLPEGAGRDRLEIPLQVTLGAALAATRGLAAPEVGGAYARARRLCEQIGERAQLLTVLYGQTEFHLGRAELRHALAIAKELLAEAEQQRETPARLTGHSAVGVISFYLGQLEAAGRHLEQAIALHDLPQSRYLPLVQPYNHRIKCLGFLSWNLFSQGYPDRAIERQREALTRARLLSHPATLAFALEQASDFSAYAGAPEQVADLTGELIGLASDCGFASALAAGRILRGWALVHLGRIAEGMPIMQEGMAAYRATRGELGIPFHLALFAEALSKAGRTSEGLVLIDEAIERAERWELGSQAELQWRRGELLIAADQVAAAEAALRRGLDIARRQNARMRELRAATSLARLWQRRGRCREARELLEPIYSWFREGLDTRDLKNARAVLSRA
- a CDS encoding gluconate 2-dehydrogenase subunit 3 family protein; translation: MTFATIVEATDDDHVLDLCAKHLARLNSDLRHSYNGHLAGDPRGRFSEGWRFPAIESDRQREFNQVTFVWRREMDEPRPETVGLIGTFRALYDRIPLREIPDSLYWHVTLRVPKRTCHRYLFQVGGAYHQDRVNPQTETDGDGRVWSRFFTEETTRPLVLQPHERRILGRFVQHILPFRTDAAEEFLRSPGNPLPKDVYELDQAVGVVNFIDKVLAREERHNRIDYAICLREIERILRQRDPYSEPEKVSKDAFTKLYGEMWGQVPGWNTSVYGNPSHFLRMVRRHVFLGAFSHPKYGGNAMALGWRFLEQRFRDQAGNSVFDWRKAIEKPLGTNNEYVG